The Fibrobacter sp. UWH6 genomic interval CCCATTACACCATTATGGCACCCTATATTTTTTTAGCTTAGGCCCGTATGATTCCGTCCCCCGTAAAAAATCACCCCAGAAAAAGGCTAAACCGACTGATCCTGAGCCTGCTCCTGATTTTTTTCGGCCATTCCGCAGCCAAGACAGAATACACTCTATCCCCCTCCATCGACATTTCACTATCTGTAACGGCACTCCTGGTCACAGGCGGGGGAACCTATCTATATAACCAGATGGAAATTCCCAACGAGCAAGACAAGGTCAATAGGGAAAATCTTTTACCCTGGGATCGCAAATTCGCCGGCAGGTACAGCAGTACCGCAGACCTTATAAGTGACGTTGGAAGTCTGCTAGCCGTTGCGCCATTCGCCATAGGGGGTTCCGCCTGGTATTCAGGCCATTCCAGCAGAGAGGAATTCCTCACTTTTTCAGTCATGTTCATCCAATCCGTATTATTCCAACATGGAATAAACCTGGCTTTCAGATCCCTGGAACTGTGGCCGCGGCCATACACGTTCGCTACCGAAGGTGAAGGGGCTGTAAAGGCAAAAACCGCCAAGGCCGAAGCCTACGGATCCTTCTTTTCGGGGCACGCTTCAGCCGCCTTTACGGTTGCCGTCTTTACCACGGAATGGCTTGACCAAACCTACGGGAACCCAGGCGCCACAAGGGTTGTTCGGGCATTGGCTTTTTCGACGGCCGCATTCGAAAGCGTTCTTCGGGTAGCAGCAGGCAAGCATTACCCTACCGACATTCTAGTCGGTGCGCTGATCGGCACAGGCGTC includes:
- a CDS encoding phosphatase PAP2 family protein, whose protein sequence is MIPSPVKNHPRKRLNRLILSLLLIFFGHSAAKTEYTLSPSIDISLSVTALLVTGGGTYLYNQMEIPNEQDKVNRENLLPWDRKFAGRYSSTADLISDVGSLLAVAPFAIGGSAWYSGHSSREEFLTFSVMFIQSVLFQHGINLAFRSLELWPRPYTFATEGEGAVKAKTAKAEAYGSFFSGHASAAFTVAVFTTEWLDQTYGNPGATRVVRALAFSTAAFESVLRVAAGKHYPTDILVGALIGTGVSYGILEMHKKGCNSYSLWVAPGAVGISYRI